From Drosophila yakuba strain Tai18E2 chromosome 2L, Prin_Dyak_Tai18E2_2.1, whole genome shotgun sequence, one genomic window encodes:
- the LOC6528898 gene encoding potassium channel subfamily T member 2 isoform X1 has product MSNSNLDQMPSGSSNDNSDNNNNHNCSRLTSIRNYKLPNWFPHRAEENKRKKRVEQQRQQQRQRRGAKVFKCVSDSTGHLTLAPSRLFERTPMSPSDSLDEIALQIPRVRVEYYVNENTFKERLQLYFIKNQRSSLRIRIADLFLKLLSCVLYIIRVILDKNPTFITCYGCEVGNKTEFIISAKLTEEEFQENPIINWDAILWVNRPTVLWVLQLLLAMVSLTQSLVLTYLGYKGNIWQQILSFHFILELVTTIPFALTIVHPPLRNLFIPIFLNCWLAKRSLENMFNDLHRAMQKSQSALSQQLTILSATLLCLVFTSVCGIQHFQRAGHRHLNLFQSTYYVVVTFSTVGYGDFVPDIWPSQLYMVIMICVALIVLPTQFEQLAFTWMERQKLGGSYSSHRAQSEKHVVVCSTTLHADTIMDFLNEFYAHPLLQDFYVVLLSPMELDTTMRMILQVPIWAQRVIYIQGSCLKDGDLARARMNEAEACFILAARNYADKTAADEHTILRSWAVKDFAPNVPQYVQIFRPEHKLHVKFAEHVVCEDEFKYALLANNCTCPGASTLVTLLLHTSRGQEGQQSPEEWHRLYGKCSGNEIYHIVLGDSRFFGEYEGKSFTYASFHSHRKYGVALVGVRPAELPEFYEETILLNPGPRHIMKKDDTCYYMSITKEENSAFVVNQNQTSDPTAAAKEGGGPGGGPSSSASQHATAATANPTKTTTVTTTTVQATTISTTFTSSTLLSASTTTATINATSTAAAAPPPVPSVCVRVPHSPSYDSGGGTTGTTHLQPYPYPQPHLPMQTPDSGEFASLFVPSENPTAVIISDSRQNLKDTTVTQTAATITTTTLPPPPQTMGSPSMAGGSGGCGGGGLGLGSAHSMGTSLSITPATLTTTGNHLDVPFANNPNLLSPDVLNQRRGSRRPSILPVPDMFTSSSFSIAGNDDGEEGDESDDEIDDEMPWRSPSEKIACLGGHFPQSRTYSLIMSSSEDSFQRGCSFCSANASASPAAVAAAPAAPAYSGDSPGESGSNADYTAIPSEEYLPQLRRRVMKKSFSCDSECRSVPGMGMGMGMGMGVGLGLGLGGGALARLAARRRQLQRCCSCSCSTATTTTTPAVAATTAMAAGSGATAFTSSSSVETRRPVRPVWVYDYSCIVKGFPPVSPFIGVSPTLCYLLKEKKPLCCLQLAQVCEHCSYRNAKEYQWQNKTIILAADYASNGIYNFIIPLRAHFRSKTSLNPIILLLERRPDVAFLDALSYFPLVYWMLGSIDCLDDLLRAGITLAESVVVVNKELSNSAEEDSLSDCNTIVAVQNMFKFFPSIKSITELSQSSNMRFMQFRAHDKYALHLSKMEKREKERGSHISYMFRLPFAAGAVFSASMLDTLLYQAFVKDYVITFVRLLLGIDQAPGSGFLTSMRITKDDMWIRTYGRLYQKLCSTTCEIPIGIYRTQDTSNVDTSHVSNSPVERWGPFSAFSRHCVRLRPSYDEETGTPDSTKDSTEMLRGVTYRPPGSATGGASSFRPQPHRQRSVNCLGGCSERKGSSYSINLADEARDNHAQQIERAEIANLVRSRMESLNLPTIDYDDVSEKRNHLSYVIINPSCDLKLEEGDLIYLVRPSPFSAQKTFERHNSRRKSNISFCSNINLGATCGPQMPQMNMNMANTAVGAGSRRGSGIAGLNPMQMQSVQTLAGYGSTSQRCSPPMQQIKSNSLSLPDSPTVVGNQRGRSNSLRIDNDILLRRSSSLRQGLPSVGVSHGRRKSSLEEIGISHFTTLMQATNHSNPIKISLNGSIGMENQISLQVTPPEEPTPMLGVPCVLGGGGGGGINPSGAGSSTGGMLGGGSSLAINTADLGPGPSTSSGASGSLQAQDSLGQQSSQVSSPQHLQGTIV; this is encoded by the exons GAGTTCATCATCTCGGCCAAACTGACGGAGGAGGAGTTTCAGGAGAACCCCATCATAAACTGGGACGCAATACTCTGGGTGAATCGGCCAACAGTGCTCTGGGTCCTGCAGCTGCTTCTAGCCATGGTGTCGCTAACGCAATCCTTGGTTCTCACATATCTAGGCTATAAG GGCAACATCTGGCAGCAGATACTCTCATTTCACTTTATACTAGAATTAGTCACGACAATACCCTTTGCACTTACG ATTGTTCATCCGCCGCTACGAAATTTATTCATTCCAATTTTCCTCAATTGCTGGCTGGCCAAGCGATCGCTGGAGAACATGTTT AATGACCTCCATCGCGCCATGCAAAAGTCCCAGTCAGCCCTCTCCCAGCAGTTGACCATTCTATCAGCCACACTGCTGTGTTTGGTCTTCACGAG CGTTTGTGGTATCCAGCACTTTCAGCGCGCCGGCCATCGACATTTGAATCTCTTTCAGAGCACATACTATGTGGTTGTGACCTTCTCCACAGTGGGATACGGTGACTTTGTGCCGGACATTTGGCCCTCGCAGCTCTATATGGTCATAATGATTTGTGTCGCCCTCATTGTGTTGCCCACGCAG TTTGAGCAGCTGGCCTTCACGTGGATGGAGCGCCAAAAGCTGGGCGGCAGTTACAGTTCACATCGCGCCCAAAGCGAAAAGCACGTGGTGGTGTGCTCCACCACCCTGCATGCGGACACCATAATGGACTTCCTCAACGAGTTCTATGCCCATCCGCTCCTGCAGGACTTCTATGTGGTCCTGCTTAGTCCCATGGAGCTGGACACGACGATGCGGATGATCCTGCAGGTGCCCATTTGGGCGCAGCGCGTCATCTACATTCAG GGATCCTGTCTGAAGGATGGCGACTTGGCGCGCGCCAGAATGAACGAGGCGGAGGCGTGCTTTATCCTGGCGGCTAGAAATTATGCGGACAAGACGGCCGCCGACGAGCATACCATTCTACGCTCCTGGGCCGTCAAGGATTTCGCTCCGAATGTACCGCAGTATGTGCAGATATTCAG ACCTGAGCACAAGCTGCATGTGAAGTTCGCGGAGCACGTGGTCTGCGAGGACGAGTTCAAGTACGCCCTCCTGGCCAACAACTGCACCTGTCCCGGCGCCAGCACACTGGTCACCCTGCTGCTCCACACATCCCGCGGACA GGAGGGCCAGCAGAGTCCGGAGGAATGGCACCGCCTGTACGGCAAGTGTTCCGGAAACGAGATCTACCACATTGTCCTGGGCGACAGTCGATTCTTTGGCGAGTACGAGGGCAAGAGCTTCACCTACGCCAGCTTCCATTCGCATCGCAA ATATGGGGTGGCCCTCGTGGGCGTGCGGCCGGCGGAGCTACCGGAATTCTACGAGGAAACCATTCTATTGAATCCCGGACCCAGGCACATTATGAAAAAGGATGACACGTGCTATTACATGAGCATCACCAAGGAGGAGAATTCCGCATTTGTCGtcaatcaaaatcaaacatCGGACCCCACGGCAGCTGCCAAGGAGGGGGGAGGACCTGGGGGCGGCCCCTCCTCATCCGCCTCCCAGCACGCCACTGCTGCAACTG CCAacccaacaaaaacaacaacagtaacaacaacaacagtacaagcaacaacaattagcACCACCTTCACATCATCAACATTACTatcagcatcaacaacaacagcaacaataaatgCAACCTCAACCGCCGCagccgcaccaccaccagtgcCGTCTGTTTGTGTCCGTGTGCCCCACAGTCCCAGTTACGATAGTGGTGGTGGCACCACCGGCACCACCCACTTGCAaccgtatccgtatccgcaACCGCATCTGCCAATGCAAACACCTGACAGTGGCGAGTTTGCATCACTATTTGTGC CTAGCGAAAATCCGACGGCTGTGATAATCTCGGACTCTAGGCAGAACCTCAAGGACACGACGGTGACCCAGACGGCGGCAACGATAACCACAACGACCCTGCCGCCACCGCCCCAGACGATGGGATCCCCCAGCATGGCGGGCGGCTCGGGCGGATGTGGTGGAGGGGGCCTCGGCTTGGGTAGTGCCCACAGCATGGGAACCTCACTCAGTATCACCCCAGCCACACTGACCACTACGGGCAATCACCTGGATGTGCCCTTTGCCAACAATCCCAACCTGCTCAGTCCGGATGTGCTCAACCAGCGGAGGG GTAGTAGACGTCCCTCGATCCTGCCCGTGCCCGACATGTTCACCTCCTCCTCATTCAGCATCGCCGGCAACGACGATGGCGAAGAGGGGGACGAGAGTGATGATGAGATCGACGACGAGATGCCCTGGCGTTCACCGTCCGAGAAGATTGC CTGCTTGGGCGGGCACTTTCCACAATCGCGCACCTATTCGCTCATCATGAGCTCCTCGGAGGATTCGTTTCAGCGCGGTTGCAGCTTCTGCAGTGCCAATGCTTCCGCTTCccctgctgccgttgctgctgctcctgctgctcctgcatATTCAGGAGATTCTCCAGGCGAGTCCGGATCTAATGCCGATTACACTGCCATTCCATCCGAGGAGTATCTACCGCAGTTGCGCAGGCGCGTCATGAAAAAGAGCTTCAGCTGCGATAGTGAGTGCCGCTCGGTGCccggaatgggaatgggcatgggcatgggcatgggtgtgggtctgggtctgggccTGGGTGGAGGAGCCCTGGCCAGACTAGCGGCCAGAAGGCGCCAGTTGCAGCGATGTTGCTCCTGCAGTTGCTCCACTGCCACCACAACTACAACGCCGGCGGTGGCAGCGACAACAGCAATGGCAGCAGGAAGTGGGGCAACGGCATTCACGTCGAGCAGTTCCGTAGAGACACGTCGACCGGTGCGTCCGGTGTGGGTCTACGACTACTCCTG CATCGTCAAGGGGTTTCCACCTGTGTCACCCTTCATAGGCGTTAGTCCCACGCTCTGCTACCTGCTCAAAGAGAAGAAGCCCCTCTGCTGTCTGCAGTTGGCTCAG GTGTGCGAGCACTGTAGCTATCGAAATGCAAAGGAGTATCAGTGGCAGAACAAGACGATTATCCTGGCAGCGGATTACGCCTCCAATGGCATATACAACTTCATCATCCCGCTGAGAGCTCACTTCCGATCGAAGACCTCGTTGAATCCCATCATCCTGCTCCTGGAGAGAAGGCCAGATGTAGCCTTCCTAGATGCGTTGTCGTACTTTCCTTTG GTCTACTGGATGCTGGGCTCGATCGACTGCCTGGACGATCTGCTGAGGGCTGGCATCACTTTGGCAGAAAGTGTGGTGGTGGTCAACAAGGAGCTCTCAAATTCGGCCGAGGAGGACTCCCTTTCAGACTGCAACACCATTGTGGCCGTGCAGAATATGTTCAA ATTCTTCCCCAGCATCAAGAGCATCACCGAGCTGTCGCAGAGCTCCAACATGAGGTTTATGCAGTTCCGGGCCCACGACAAGTACGCTCTTCATCTGagcaaaatggaaaag CGCGAGAAGGAGCGCGGGTCGCACATCTCCTATATGTTCCGCCTGCCCTTTGCCGCAGGAGCCGTGTTCAGTGCCTCCATGCTGGACACCCTGCTGTACCAAGCCTTCGTGAAGGACTATGTGATTACCTTTGTGCGGTTACTGCTGGGCATTGACCAGGCGCCGGGCAGTGGGTTCCTGACCTCG ATGCGCATCACTAAGGACGACATGTGGATACGCACCTATGGTCGCCTGTACCAGAAGCTGTGCTCCACCACCTGCGAAATACCCATTGGCATTTACCGCACGCAGGACACCTCGAATGTGGACACGTCTCATGTGAGTAACTCACCGGTCGAGAGATGGGGACCCTTCTCGGCCTTCAGCAGGCATTGTGTGCGCTTGCGTCCATCG TACGACGAGGAGACCGGCACGCCCGACTCGACGAAGGACTCGACGGAAATGCTGCGCGGGGTCACCTACCGTCCGCCTGGGTCGGCAACAGGTGGCGCCAGCAGCTTCCGGCCTCAGCCGCACCGCCAGCGGTCGGTCAACTGCCTGGGCGGTTGCTCGGAGCGCAAGGGATCATCC TATTCCATCAATCTGGCCGACGAGGCGAGGGACAACCACGCTCAGCAGATCGAGCGCGCGGAGATCGCGAATCTTGTACGCAGTCGGATGGAGTCTCTGAATCTACCCACGATTGACTATGACGATGTGAGCGAGAAGCGCAACCACCTGTCCTATGTGATAATCAACCCGAGCTGTGATCTTAAACTGGAGGAAGGCGATCTCAT ATACTTGGTGAGGCCGTCGCCGTTCTCCGCCCAAAAGACCTTCGAGCGACACAACTCGCGCCGCAAGTCAAACATCTCGTTCTGCTCGAACATTAACCTGGGAGCCACATGTGGCCCTCAGATGCCGCAGATGAACATGAACATGGCCAACACCGCCGTCGGGGCTGGATCGCGTCGAGGATCCGGCATTGCCGGCTTGAACCCCATGCAAATGCAGAGCGTTCAGACCTTGGCCGGGTATGGATCAACCTCGCAGCGCTGTAGCCCCCCgatgcagcaaattaaatcgAATTCTCTTTCTCTACCCGACAGTCCGACGGTGGTTGGCAATCAGCGAGGACGGAGTAACTCATTGCGG ATCGACAACGATATCCTGCTGCGTCGATCCTCGTCCCTGCGACAGGGCCTTCCCAGCGTGGGCGTCAGCCACGGCCGGAGAAAGTCGTCGCTGGAAGAGATCGGCATAAGCCACTTCACCACGCTCATGCAGGCAACCAACCATAGTAACCCCATTAAGATATCCCTAAACGGTAGCATCGGCATGGAG AACCAGATCTCCTTGCAGGTGACACCGCCCGAGGAGCCCACACCCATGTTAGGTGTGCCTTGTGTGTtgggcggtggcggtggaggtggCATTAACCCATCTGGAGCAGGTTCCTCCACCGGCGGCATGCTGGGCGGCGGCTCCTCACTAGCCATTAACACCGCTGACCTGGGACCCGGACCAAGTACCTCTTCGGGCGCCAGTGGGTCACTGCAAGCACAGGACTCGCTGGGGCAGCAGTCATCTCAGGTGTCATCGCCACAGCATTTGCAGGGAACGATCGTATGA
- the LOC6528898 gene encoding potassium channel subfamily T member 2 isoform X7, translating to MSNSNLDQMPSGSSNDNSDNNNNHNCSRLTSIRNYKLPNWFPHRAEENKRKKRVEQQRQQQRQRRGAKVFKCVSDSTGHLTLAPSRLFERTPMSPSDSLDEIALQIPRVRVEYYVNENTFKERLQLYFIKNQRSSLRIRIADLFLKLLSCVLYIIRVILDKNPTFITCYGCEVGNKTEFIISAKLTEEEFQENPIINWDAILWVNRPTVLWVLQLLLAMVSLTQSLVLTYLGYKGNIWQQILSFHFILELVTTIPFALTIVHPPLRNLFIPIFLNCWLAKRSLENMFNDLHRAMQKSQSALSQQLTILSATLLCLVFTSVCGIQHFQRAGHRHLNLFQSTYYVVVTFSTVGYGDFVPDIWPSQLYMVIMICVALIVLPTQFEQLAFTWMERQKLGGSYSSHRAQSEKHVVVCSTTLHADTIMDFLNEFYAHPLLQDFYVVLLSPMELDTTMRMILQVPIWAQRVIYIQGSCLKDGDLARARMNEAEACFILAARNYADKTAADEHTILRSWAVKDFAPNVPQYVQIFRPEHKLHVKFAEHVVCEDEFKYALLANNCTCPGASTLVTLLLHTSRGQEGQQSPEEWHRLYGKCSGNEIYHIVLGDSRFFGEYEGKSFTYASFHSHRKYGVALVGVRPAELPEFYEETILLNPGPRHIMKKDDTCYYMSITKEENSAFVVNQNQTSDPTAAAKEGGGPGGGPSSSASQHATAATAAPPPVPSVCVRVPHSPSYDSGGGTTGTTHLQPYPYPQPHLPMQTPDSGEFASLFVPSENPTAVIISDSRQNLKDTTVTQTAATITTTTLPPPPQTMGSPSMAGGSGGCGGGGLGLGSAHSMGTSLSITPATLTTTGNHLDVPFANNPNLLSPDVLNQRRGSRRPSILPVPDMFTSSSFSIAGNDDGEEGDESDDEIDDEMPWRSPSEKIACLGGHFPQSRTYSLIMSSSEDSFQRGCSFCSANASASPAAVAAAPAAPAYSGDSPGESGSNADYTAIPSEEYLPQLRRRVMKKSFSCDSECRSVPGMGMGMGMGMGVGLGLGLGGGALARLAARRRQLQRCCSCSCSTATTTTTPAVAATTAMAAGSGATAFTSSSSVETRRPVRPVWVYDYSCIVKGFPPVSPFIGVSPTLCYLLKEKKPLCCLQLAQVCEHCSYRNAKEYQWQNKTIILAADYASNGIYNFIIPLRAHFRSKTSLNPIILLLERRPDVAFLDALSYFPLVYWMLGSIDCLDDLLRAGITLAESVVVVNKELSNSAEEDSLSDCNTIVAVQNMFKFFPSIKSITELSQSSNMRFMQFRAHDKYALHLSKMEKREKERGSHISYMFRLPFAAGAVFSASMLDTLLYQAFVKDYVITFVRLLLGIDQAPGSGFLTSMRITKDDMWIRTYGRLYQKLCSTTCEIPIGIYRTQDTSNVDTSHVSNSPVERWGPFSAFSRHCVRLRPSYDEETGTPDSTKDSTEMLRGVTYRPPGSATGGASSFRPQPHRQRSVNCLGGCSERKGSSYSINLADEARDNHAQQIERAEIANLVRSRMESLNLPTIDYDDVSEKRNHLSYVIINPSCDLKLEEGDLIYLVRPSPFSAQKTFERHNSRRKSNISFCSNINLGATCGPQMPQMNMNMANTAVGAGSRRGSGIAGLNPMQMQSVQTLAGYGSTSQRCSPPMQQIKSNSLSLPDSPTVVGNQRGRSNSLRIDNDILLRRSSSLRQGLPSVGVSHGRRKSSLEEIGISHFTTLMQATNHSNPIKISLNGSIGMENQISLQVTPPEEPTPMLGVPCVLGGGGGGGINPSGAGSSTGGMLGGGSSLAINTADLGPGPSTSSGASGSLQAQDSLGQQSSQVSSPQHLQGTIV from the exons GAGTTCATCATCTCGGCCAAACTGACGGAGGAGGAGTTTCAGGAGAACCCCATCATAAACTGGGACGCAATACTCTGGGTGAATCGGCCAACAGTGCTCTGGGTCCTGCAGCTGCTTCTAGCCATGGTGTCGCTAACGCAATCCTTGGTTCTCACATATCTAGGCTATAAG GGCAACATCTGGCAGCAGATACTCTCATTTCACTTTATACTAGAATTAGTCACGACAATACCCTTTGCACTTACG ATTGTTCATCCGCCGCTACGAAATTTATTCATTCCAATTTTCCTCAATTGCTGGCTGGCCAAGCGATCGCTGGAGAACATGTTT AATGACCTCCATCGCGCCATGCAAAAGTCCCAGTCAGCCCTCTCCCAGCAGTTGACCATTCTATCAGCCACACTGCTGTGTTTGGTCTTCACGAG CGTTTGTGGTATCCAGCACTTTCAGCGCGCCGGCCATCGACATTTGAATCTCTTTCAGAGCACATACTATGTGGTTGTGACCTTCTCCACAGTGGGATACGGTGACTTTGTGCCGGACATTTGGCCCTCGCAGCTCTATATGGTCATAATGATTTGTGTCGCCCTCATTGTGTTGCCCACGCAG TTTGAGCAGCTGGCCTTCACGTGGATGGAGCGCCAAAAGCTGGGCGGCAGTTACAGTTCACATCGCGCCCAAAGCGAAAAGCACGTGGTGGTGTGCTCCACCACCCTGCATGCGGACACCATAATGGACTTCCTCAACGAGTTCTATGCCCATCCGCTCCTGCAGGACTTCTATGTGGTCCTGCTTAGTCCCATGGAGCTGGACACGACGATGCGGATGATCCTGCAGGTGCCCATTTGGGCGCAGCGCGTCATCTACATTCAG GGATCCTGTCTGAAGGATGGCGACTTGGCGCGCGCCAGAATGAACGAGGCGGAGGCGTGCTTTATCCTGGCGGCTAGAAATTATGCGGACAAGACGGCCGCCGACGAGCATACCATTCTACGCTCCTGGGCCGTCAAGGATTTCGCTCCGAATGTACCGCAGTATGTGCAGATATTCAG ACCTGAGCACAAGCTGCATGTGAAGTTCGCGGAGCACGTGGTCTGCGAGGACGAGTTCAAGTACGCCCTCCTGGCCAACAACTGCACCTGTCCCGGCGCCAGCACACTGGTCACCCTGCTGCTCCACACATCCCGCGGACA GGAGGGCCAGCAGAGTCCGGAGGAATGGCACCGCCTGTACGGCAAGTGTTCCGGAAACGAGATCTACCACATTGTCCTGGGCGACAGTCGATTCTTTGGCGAGTACGAGGGCAAGAGCTTCACCTACGCCAGCTTCCATTCGCATCGCAA ATATGGGGTGGCCCTCGTGGGCGTGCGGCCGGCGGAGCTACCGGAATTCTACGAGGAAACCATTCTATTGAATCCCGGACCCAGGCACATTATGAAAAAGGATGACACGTGCTATTACATGAGCATCACCAAGGAGGAGAATTCCGCATTTGTCGtcaatcaaaatcaaacatCGGACCCCACGGCAGCTGCCAAGGAGGGGGGAGGACCTGGGGGCGGCCCCTCCTCATCCGCCTCCCAGCACGCCACTGCTGCAACTG ccgcaccaccaccagtgcCGTCTGTTTGTGTCCGTGTGCCCCACAGTCCCAGTTACGATAGTGGTGGTGGCACCACCGGCACCACCCACTTGCAaccgtatccgtatccgcaACCGCATCTGCCAATGCAAACACCTGACAGTGGCGAGTTTGCATCACTATTTGTGC CTAGCGAAAATCCGACGGCTGTGATAATCTCGGACTCTAGGCAGAACCTCAAGGACACGACGGTGACCCAGACGGCGGCAACGATAACCACAACGACCCTGCCGCCACCGCCCCAGACGATGGGATCCCCCAGCATGGCGGGCGGCTCGGGCGGATGTGGTGGAGGGGGCCTCGGCTTGGGTAGTGCCCACAGCATGGGAACCTCACTCAGTATCACCCCAGCCACACTGACCACTACGGGCAATCACCTGGATGTGCCCTTTGCCAACAATCCCAACCTGCTCAGTCCGGATGTGCTCAACCAGCGGAGGG GTAGTAGACGTCCCTCGATCCTGCCCGTGCCCGACATGTTCACCTCCTCCTCATTCAGCATCGCCGGCAACGACGATGGCGAAGAGGGGGACGAGAGTGATGATGAGATCGACGACGAGATGCCCTGGCGTTCACCGTCCGAGAAGATTGC CTGCTTGGGCGGGCACTTTCCACAATCGCGCACCTATTCGCTCATCATGAGCTCCTCGGAGGATTCGTTTCAGCGCGGTTGCAGCTTCTGCAGTGCCAATGCTTCCGCTTCccctgctgccgttgctgctgctcctgctgctcctgcatATTCAGGAGATTCTCCAGGCGAGTCCGGATCTAATGCCGATTACACTGCCATTCCATCCGAGGAGTATCTACCGCAGTTGCGCAGGCGCGTCATGAAAAAGAGCTTCAGCTGCGATAGTGAGTGCCGCTCGGTGCccggaatgggaatgggcatgggcatgggcatgggtgtgggtctgggtctgggccTGGGTGGAGGAGCCCTGGCCAGACTAGCGGCCAGAAGGCGCCAGTTGCAGCGATGTTGCTCCTGCAGTTGCTCCACTGCCACCACAACTACAACGCCGGCGGTGGCAGCGACAACAGCAATGGCAGCAGGAAGTGGGGCAACGGCATTCACGTCGAGCAGTTCCGTAGAGACACGTCGACCGGTGCGTCCGGTGTGGGTCTACGACTACTCCTG CATCGTCAAGGGGTTTCCACCTGTGTCACCCTTCATAGGCGTTAGTCCCACGCTCTGCTACCTGCTCAAAGAGAAGAAGCCCCTCTGCTGTCTGCAGTTGGCTCAG GTGTGCGAGCACTGTAGCTATCGAAATGCAAAGGAGTATCAGTGGCAGAACAAGACGATTATCCTGGCAGCGGATTACGCCTCCAATGGCATATACAACTTCATCATCCCGCTGAGAGCTCACTTCCGATCGAAGACCTCGTTGAATCCCATCATCCTGCTCCTGGAGAGAAGGCCAGATGTAGCCTTCCTAGATGCGTTGTCGTACTTTCCTTTG GTCTACTGGATGCTGGGCTCGATCGACTGCCTGGACGATCTGCTGAGGGCTGGCATCACTTTGGCAGAAAGTGTGGTGGTGGTCAACAAGGAGCTCTCAAATTCGGCCGAGGAGGACTCCCTTTCAGACTGCAACACCATTGTGGCCGTGCAGAATATGTTCAA ATTCTTCCCCAGCATCAAGAGCATCACCGAGCTGTCGCAGAGCTCCAACATGAGGTTTATGCAGTTCCGGGCCCACGACAAGTACGCTCTTCATCTGagcaaaatggaaaag CGCGAGAAGGAGCGCGGGTCGCACATCTCCTATATGTTCCGCCTGCCCTTTGCCGCAGGAGCCGTGTTCAGTGCCTCCATGCTGGACACCCTGCTGTACCAAGCCTTCGTGAAGGACTATGTGATTACCTTTGTGCGGTTACTGCTGGGCATTGACCAGGCGCCGGGCAGTGGGTTCCTGACCTCG ATGCGCATCACTAAGGACGACATGTGGATACGCACCTATGGTCGCCTGTACCAGAAGCTGTGCTCCACCACCTGCGAAATACCCATTGGCATTTACCGCACGCAGGACACCTCGAATGTGGACACGTCTCATGTGAGTAACTCACCGGTCGAGAGATGGGGACCCTTCTCGGCCTTCAGCAGGCATTGTGTGCGCTTGCGTCCATCG TACGACGAGGAGACCGGCACGCCCGACTCGACGAAGGACTCGACGGAAATGCTGCGCGGGGTCACCTACCGTCCGCCTGGGTCGGCAACAGGTGGCGCCAGCAGCTTCCGGCCTCAGCCGCACCGCCAGCGGTCGGTCAACTGCCTGGGCGGTTGCTCGGAGCGCAAGGGATCATCC TATTCCATCAATCTGGCCGACGAGGCGAGGGACAACCACGCTCAGCAGATCGAGCGCGCGGAGATCGCGAATCTTGTACGCAGTCGGATGGAGTCTCTGAATCTACCCACGATTGACTATGACGATGTGAGCGAGAAGCGCAACCACCTGTCCTATGTGATAATCAACCCGAGCTGTGATCTTAAACTGGAGGAAGGCGATCTCAT ATACTTGGTGAGGCCGTCGCCGTTCTCCGCCCAAAAGACCTTCGAGCGACACAACTCGCGCCGCAAGTCAAACATCTCGTTCTGCTCGAACATTAACCTGGGAGCCACATGTGGCCCTCAGATGCCGCAGATGAACATGAACATGGCCAACACCGCCGTCGGGGCTGGATCGCGTCGAGGATCCGGCATTGCCGGCTTGAACCCCATGCAAATGCAGAGCGTTCAGACCTTGGCCGGGTATGGATCAACCTCGCAGCGCTGTAGCCCCCCgatgcagcaaattaaatcgAATTCTCTTTCTCTACCCGACAGTCCGACGGTGGTTGGCAATCAGCGAGGACGGAGTAACTCATTGCGG ATCGACAACGATATCCTGCTGCGTCGATCCTCGTCCCTGCGACAGGGCCTTCCCAGCGTGGGCGTCAGCCACGGCCGGAGAAAGTCGTCGCTGGAAGAGATCGGCATAAGCCACTTCACCACGCTCATGCAGGCAACCAACCATAGTAACCCCATTAAGATATCCCTAAACGGTAGCATCGGCATGGAG AACCAGATCTCCTTGCAGGTGACACCGCCCGAGGAGCCCACACCCATGTTAGGTGTGCCTTGTGTGTtgggcggtggcggtggaggtggCATTAACCCATCTGGAGCAGGTTCCTCCACCGGCGGCATGCTGGGCGGCGGCTCCTCACTAGCCATTAACACCGCTGACCTGGGACCCGGACCAAGTACCTCTTCGGGCGCCAGTGGGTCACTGCAAGCACAGGACTCGCTGGGGCAGCAGTCATCTCAGGTGTCATCGCCACAGCATTTGCAGGGAACGATCGTATGA